One window of Abyssibacter profundi genomic DNA carries:
- a CDS encoding HesA/MoeB/ThiF family protein, producing MSADARYARQVVMPAIGEAGQALIADSRVVVIGLGGLGTPAATYLAGAGVGELRLVDHDRVSLSNLHRQYLYRESDLGQPKVEVAAQQLRAYNPDILITTQTRRLTDALFAELVPDAQVVLDCTDNFPTRFAINAACAQYRKPLVMGAGIGATGQLGVFRHDRPSAGCYRCLFDTSGDAAEACEDAGVFGPLVGMIGAWQAFEALRLLIGDAPTESHWLHFSPETRTIRGHQIPQDPACPCHV from the coding sequence GTGAGCGCCGACGCGCGCTATGCGCGGCAGGTAGTCATGCCCGCCATTGGCGAAGCGGGGCAGGCCCTGATCGCCGACAGCCGCGTGGTCGTGATCGGACTGGGCGGACTCGGAACCCCCGCCGCCACCTATCTCGCCGGGGCGGGCGTCGGTGAGTTGCGTCTGGTCGACCATGATCGGGTCAGTCTGAGCAACCTGCATCGCCAGTATCTCTATCGGGAATCCGACCTGGGCCAGCCCAAGGTCGAGGTCGCCGCGCAACAGCTTCGCGCCTATAACCCCGACATTCTCATCACCACCCAGACGCGGCGTCTGACCGATGCCCTGTTCGCCGAACTCGTTCCGGACGCCCAGGTCGTCCTGGACTGCACCGACAACTTCCCCACGCGGTTCGCCATCAATGCAGCCTGTGCGCAGTACCGCAAACCGTTGGTCATGGGTGCCGGCATCGGCGCGACGGGTCAGCTAGGCGTGTTTCGCCATGATCGCCCATCTGCGGGTTGTTACCGATGCCTGTTCGATACGTCTGGCGATGCGGCCGAAGCCTGCGAAGACGCAGGAGTGTTTGGCCCGCTGGTCGGGATGATCGGTGCCTGGCAGGCCTTCGAAGCCCTGCGACTTCTCATTGGGGACGCGCCGACCGAAAGCCACTGGCTGCATTTTTCACCGGAAACCCGGACAATCCGCGGACACCAGATTCCGCAAGACCCCGCCTGCCCCTGCCATGTCTGA
- a CDS encoding proline--tRNA ligase, with the protein MRLSQFPITTTKETPADAEIVSHQLMLRAGLIRRLSSGLFSWMPLGLRVLQRVEAIVREEMTRAGAVELLMPSIQPAELWEESGRWTKMGPQMLKMRDRHDRDFCYGPTHEEVICHHVRQDVKSYKQLPVNYFQIQTKFRDEIRPRFGVMRSREFLMKDAYSFHIDAPSLEDTYQAMRAAYTRIFERIGVDFRIVQADSGDIGGSRSEEFHVLAASGEDALAVARDGQFAANVEAAATLPAPGPRPAPSAEMQQVETPHCKTIDQVSSHLDIAPQQCLKTLLVMGCNDKPLALVVRGDHEINDVKAANHPLVRDPFTLVDEAAARACAGAGFGSLGPVGLDMPVIVDHAAAALSDFACGANADGMHLINVNWGRDLPEPQVADLRTIRDGDPSPTGEGPVQIVRGIEVGHIFQLGRKYTESMNVTVLDADGREVHPEMGCYGIGVTRVVAACIEQCADDKGIVWPESIAPFSVVVAPINAKKSERAAQAARELYDALLDQGINAALDDRNLRPGVMFADLELIGIPHRIVVGDRTLDRGALEYKARDADAAIDIPNTLDAVLAALRGDLPDPA; encoded by the coding sequence ATGCGACTGTCCCAGTTTCCGATCACCACGACCAAAGAAACCCCGGCTGACGCTGAAATCGTCAGCCATCAGCTCATGCTGCGCGCCGGCCTGATCCGCCGCCTGTCCTCGGGCCTGTTCTCCTGGATGCCGCTGGGCCTGCGGGTGCTGCAACGTGTCGAGGCCATCGTGCGCGAGGAAATGACGCGTGCAGGTGCCGTCGAGCTGCTGATGCCCAGCATCCAGCCGGCCGAGCTGTGGGAGGAGTCCGGTCGCTGGACCAAGATGGGCCCGCAAATGCTCAAGATGCGCGACCGCCACGATCGCGACTTCTGCTACGGCCCGACGCATGAAGAGGTGATCTGCCACCACGTGCGCCAGGACGTGAAGTCCTACAAGCAATTGCCCGTCAATTATTTCCAGATTCAGACCAAGTTCCGCGACGAGATCCGGCCGCGCTTTGGCGTGATGCGTTCGCGGGAATTCCTGATGAAGGATGCCTACTCCTTCCACATCGACGCGCCTTCACTCGAAGACACCTACCAAGCCATGCGCGCCGCTTACACGCGCATCTTCGAACGCATCGGGGTGGATTTCCGCATTGTCCAGGCCGATTCCGGCGACATTGGCGGCTCGCGCAGCGAGGAGTTCCATGTACTGGCCGCCTCCGGCGAAGATGCGCTGGCCGTTGCCCGTGATGGCCAGTTCGCGGCCAATGTCGAGGCGGCAGCCACGCTGCCAGCCCCGGGTCCGCGCCCGGCGCCCTCTGCCGAGATGCAGCAGGTCGAAACGCCTCATTGCAAGACCATCGATCAGGTCTCGAGTCATCTGGACATCGCGCCACAGCAATGCCTCAAGACACTGCTGGTCATGGGGTGCAACGACAAACCACTGGCCCTCGTCGTGCGTGGCGATCACGAAATCAACGACGTCAAGGCGGCCAACCACCCGCTGGTTCGCGATCCGTTTACGCTGGTCGACGAAGCCGCGGCACGCGCCTGTGCAGGTGCCGGCTTCGGTTCGCTGGGCCCGGTGGGCCTGGACATGCCCGTCATTGTCGACCATGCCGCGGCCGCGCTGAGCGACTTTGCCTGCGGCGCCAACGCCGACGGCATGCACCTGATCAACGTGAATTGGGGCCGGGATCTACCGGAACCCCAGGTCGCCGATTTGCGCACCATCCGCGATGGCGACCCCAGCCCCACGGGCGAGGGCCCGGTGCAAATCGTGCGCGGGATCGAGGTCGGCCACATCTTCCAGCTTGGCCGCAAGTACACCGAATCCATGAACGTGACGGTGCTGGATGCCGATGGCCGCGAAGTGCATCCCGAAATGGGCTGCTACGGCATTGGCGTCACCCGCGTCGTGGCCGCCTGCATCGAACAATGCGCCGATGACAAAGGCATCGTCTGGCCCGAGTCCATCGCACCGTTCTCGGTTGTGGTCGCGCCGATTAACGCCAAGAAAAGCGAGCGCGCCGCCCAGGCGGCCCGCGAGCTCTACGACGCCCTGCTCGATCAAGGCATCAATGCCGCACTGGATGATCGCAACCTGCGCCCCGGCGTGATGTTTGCCGACCTGGAGCTCATCGGCATTCCGCATCGCATCGTCGTCGGTGACCGCACCCTGGATCGTGGCGCACTGGAGTACAAGGCCCGTGATGCCGACGCAGCCATCGACATTCCCAACACGCTGGACGCGGTGCTGGCGGCGCTCCGTGGAGACCTCCCCGATCCCGCCTAG
- a CDS encoding transglycosylase SLT domain-containing protein, which translates to MAISWAASPGLAQPLEPDPGVRAALMQAVAEADSFEHRFDAEVWLLDMATRLDAYGAGQGDGLEILRMAHQEASRAELPPELVLAVIDVESRFDKFAISHAGALGLMQIMPFWLDEIGRPDDNLFRIETNLRYGCAILKHYLERENGDLGKALARYNGSVGKTWYPERVLKALSQRWYER; encoded by the coding sequence TTGGCAATCAGCTGGGCAGCGAGCCCCGGGCTGGCCCAGCCGCTGGAACCGGACCCAGGCGTCCGCGCCGCGCTGATGCAGGCCGTGGCCGAGGCTGACAGCTTCGAACACCGTTTCGACGCTGAGGTCTGGCTGCTGGACATGGCCACGCGGCTGGACGCCTATGGCGCTGGCCAGGGGGACGGCCTGGAGATTCTCCGCATGGCCCATCAGGAGGCCAGCCGCGCTGAACTCCCCCCCGAACTGGTGTTAGCGGTCATCGATGTGGAGAGCCGCTTCGACAAGTTTGCAATCTCACATGCCGGTGCGCTGGGACTGATGCAGATCATGCCGTTCTGGCTGGATGAAATCGGCCGCCCCGACGACAACCTGTTCCGGATCGAGACCAACCTGCGCTACGGCTGCGCCATTCTCAAGCATTACCTGGAACGCGAAAACGGCGATCTCGGTAAGGCCCTGGCCCGCTACAACGGCAGCGTGGGCAAGACCTGGTATCCGGAGCGGGTGCTTAAGGCGCTGTCTCAGCGCTGGTACGAGCGGTAG
- a CDS encoding LysM peptidoglycan-binding domain-containing protein: MHATQVTFRSASRALVVCSSLLWAGCVSTPPAGPGLAVAPTQPATVPVQAIDPTPALDQARRRLREARHRGAQVASAARMLDRAESAAAGGQTLRALRLARRADVLAEVAMNDHFAVLARAEYAELRQRTRLSERQAADMRAAEQAMAAREYRQAYDVLARINQTTRLAELAYRVARGDSLWRIAARPDVYDNGFLWPLIFQANRHQLSSPSDLAVGVELSIPRHPTVEAIYEALVTSGGLGKGQVSIGLPRVAESGPD; this comes from the coding sequence ATGCACGCAACTCAAGTCACGTTCCGGTCGGCCTCGCGGGCTTTGGTGGTTTGCAGCAGTCTGCTGTGGGCCGGCTGCGTGTCCACGCCTCCGGCCGGGCCTGGTCTTGCGGTGGCGCCGACTCAACCGGCCACGGTGCCGGTCCAGGCCATCGATCCCACGCCGGCACTGGATCAGGCACGGCGGCGCCTTCGCGAAGCACGACATCGCGGCGCGCAGGTGGCGTCAGCCGCCCGCATGCTGGACCGGGCCGAGTCTGCAGCCGCGGGTGGTCAGACACTGCGCGCCCTGCGGCTGGCACGCCGCGCGGATGTGCTGGCCGAAGTGGCCATGAATGATCACTTTGCCGTGCTCGCGCGAGCCGAGTACGCCGAACTGCGTCAGCGCACGCGACTGAGCGAGCGGCAGGCTGCCGATATGCGGGCAGCGGAGCAGGCCATGGCCGCGCGTGAGTATCGCCAGGCATATGACGTGCTGGCGCGCATCAACCAGACCACACGATTGGCCGAGCTGGCGTATCGCGTGGCACGCGGTGACAGCCTGTGGCGCATTGCTGCCCGGCCGGATGTTTATGACAACGGATTTCTGTGGCCGCTGATCTTTCAGGCCAACCGCCATCAACTATCTAGCCCTTCTGACCTGGCGGTGGGGGTCGAACTGTCGATCCCGCGGCATCCCACGGTCGAGGCCATCTATGAGGCCTTGGTGACCTCGGGCGGCCTGGGCAAGGGGCAGGTCAGCATCGGGTTGCCCCGTGTGGCGGAGTCGGGTCCGGACTAG
- the wrbA gene encoding NAD(P)H:quinone oxidoreductase — protein MGGYSAAPTAPTASPLMPTSVLVLYYSRHGATAGMARQIARGVESVDGCEAWLRTVPEVSADHAALADDVPSAGAPYVELDELTDCDGLLLGSPTRFGNMAAPLKHLLDSTSSQWLSGALSGKPAGVFTSTSSLHGGQETTLLSMMLPLLHHGMLISGIPYTEGDLVRTQTGGTPYGASHLAGADSQRELDEVERNLCRAQGQRIARLAQRLSA, from the coding sequence ATGGGCGGGTATTCTGCCGCACCCACTGCACCGACCGCATCGCCGCTCATGCCCACTTCCGTTCTTGTCCTGTATTACTCGCGCCACGGCGCCACCGCCGGCATGGCCCGGCAGATCGCCCGCGGCGTGGAGTCGGTCGATGGCTGCGAAGCCTGGCTGCGCACCGTGCCCGAAGTCTCTGCCGACCACGCCGCGCTCGCGGATGATGTGCCCAGCGCCGGGGCACCGTATGTCGAGCTGGACGAGCTAACGGACTGTGATGGCTTGCTACTGGGTTCGCCGACCCGCTTTGGCAATATGGCGGCGCCCCTCAAGCATCTGCTCGACAGCACATCCAGTCAGTGGCTATCCGGCGCGCTGTCCGGCAAGCCGGCCGGCGTGTTTACGTCAACCAGTTCACTGCACGGCGGGCAGGAAACCACCCTGCTGTCGATGATGTTGCCACTGCTGCATCACGGCATGCTGATCAGCGGCATTCCCTACACCGAAGGCGACCTGGTCCGAACGCAAACCGGGGGCACACCCTACGGCGCCTCACATCTGGCCGGTGCAGACAGCCAACGTGAACTCGACGAGGTTGAACGCAATTTATGCCGGGCGCAGGGACAGCGCATTGCCCGGCTGGCGCAGAGGCTGTCGGCATGA
- a CDS encoding DUF2069 domain-containing protein yields the protein MRRWSPAARALTLTGWLTTLVSLPLWLGWQSSMPHGWWIAGVLSLPLLAAGPGLWRAKLYTHGWCSLLSLAYMALGLMEVFATSVGRTPAMVHLLAAVALFMGCVLYPRLHNREQAAHAIHRDQTRPAAREPAES from the coding sequence ATGAGGCGCTGGAGTCCTGCGGCCCGGGCACTCACCCTGACGGGCTGGCTGACCACGCTGGTGTCGTTGCCGCTCTGGCTGGGCTGGCAGTCGAGTATGCCGCATGGCTGGTGGATCGCCGGCGTGCTGAGCCTGCCGCTGCTGGCTGCAGGCCCGGGTCTGTGGCGCGCCAAACTCTACACGCATGGCTGGTGCAGCCTGTTGTCGCTGGCCTACATGGCGCTGGGGTTGATGGAAGTTTTTGCGACGTCGGTGGGGCGCACCCCGGCCATGGTTCACCTGCTGGCCGCCGTGGCGCTCTTCATGGGCTGTGTGCTCTACCCTCGACTGCACAATCGCGAGCAGGCCGCCCATGCGATCCACCGGGACCAGACTAGGCCAGCAGCTCGCGAACCAGCGGAATCGTGA
- a CDS encoding HdaA/DnaA family protein, translating into MNTPQLPLEIRLAEATEFTSFVPGSNGAAVSAVRDASAPLVLIGPAGVGKTHLLQAASRQAGRSAWLPLRQLLDHGPAVLESFGGLDLVCLDDVDAIAGDRAWELAVTRLIDSARVEGGRWLASLSHHPDQAGFQAPDLRSRLTWVAIHRLDGLDEAALSQLLAQRLAARGLRCPDAVSRYVLRRISRSAAAVVALVDAIDTASLAAQREVTIPLVRELLA; encoded by the coding sequence ATGAATACACCCCAGCTGCCGCTGGAGATTCGGCTGGCCGAGGCCACCGAGTTCACCAGTTTTGTTCCAGGGAGCAATGGGGCTGCCGTGTCTGCAGTGCGGGACGCGTCGGCGCCGCTGGTGCTCATCGGACCCGCCGGGGTGGGCAAGACGCACCTGTTGCAGGCGGCCAGCCGGCAGGCGGGGCGTTCGGCCTGGTTGCCGCTCAGGCAGCTTCTGGACCACGGGCCGGCTGTGCTGGAGTCCTTCGGTGGACTGGACCTGGTCTGCCTGGATGACGTGGATGCCATTGCCGGTGACCGGGCCTGGGAACTGGCTGTCACCCGCCTCATTGACAGCGCCCGCGTTGAAGGTGGGCGTTGGCTGGCCAGCTTGTCGCACCACCCGGATCAGGCGGGGTTCCAGGCGCCGGATCTGCGCTCGCGCCTGACCTGGGTGGCGATTCACCGGCTGGATGGCCTGGATGAGGCGGCCTTAAGTCAACTGCTGGCCCAGCGTCTGGCGGCTCGCGGACTGCGCTGCCCGGATGCGGTGTCGCGCTATGTCTTGCGCCGGATCTCGCGCTCGGCAGCGGCCGTTGTTGCGCTGGTCGACGCCATCGATACGGCCAGTCTGGCCGCGCAGCGCGAAGTCACGATTCCGCTGGTTCGCGAGCTGCTGGCCTAG
- a CDS encoding AI-2E family transporter — translation MMSPRARMLVAVAALAALLVGVWLLSPILTPFVFGAGLAYLGDPLVDRLEAWRVPRTAGVAIVFASLTLAAIILGLLLVPMLQEQIVTLAKRIPEFLDALQNRWLPAIGIDLPADFRFDVASLRELVAQHWGEAGGLAAGLWASLSKSGVAAMTLVGNLALIPVVTFYLLRDWDLLVARIAELIPRQWLPTATALANETDEVLSAFIRGQLLVMLALAVVYTVGLWIVGLDLALLIGLIAGMVSFVPYLGFIIGILLAVIASLIQNAELLPLLGVALVFGVGQLLESTVLTPWLVGDRIGLHPVAVIFAVLAGGQLFGFVGVLLALPVAAAMAVFVRFGTRLWLRSALYRGQS, via the coding sequence ATGATGAGTCCGCGCGCCCGCATGTTGGTCGCCGTGGCCGCCCTAGCCGCGCTGCTGGTCGGCGTCTGGTTGCTCAGCCCGATTCTGACGCCCTTCGTGTTCGGTGCCGGATTGGCCTACTTGGGTGATCCGCTGGTGGATCGACTTGAGGCCTGGCGGGTGCCGCGTACCGCAGGCGTGGCGATCGTATTTGCCAGCCTGACGCTGGCCGCAATCATTCTGGGGCTGCTGTTGGTGCCGATGCTGCAGGAGCAGATCGTCACGCTGGCCAAACGCATCCCCGAGTTTCTCGATGCTCTGCAGAATCGCTGGCTGCCGGCAATCGGTATTGACCTGCCGGCTGATTTCCGATTCGACGTGGCGAGCCTGCGTGAGCTGGTAGCCCAGCATTGGGGGGAGGCCGGCGGGCTGGCTGCCGGGCTCTGGGCGTCGTTGTCCAAGTCGGGCGTGGCGGCCATGACGCTGGTCGGTAATCTGGCATTGATCCCGGTGGTGACGTTCTACCTGTTGCGTGACTGGGACTTGCTGGTCGCGCGCATCGCCGAGCTGATTCCCCGGCAGTGGCTGCCCACAGCGACCGCACTGGCCAACGAAACCGACGAGGTGCTGTCGGCGTTTATCCGAGGTCAGCTGCTGGTCATGCTGGCGCTGGCCGTCGTGTACACCGTGGGACTTTGGATTGTCGGCCTGGATCTGGCGCTGCTGATCGGTTTGATCGCGGGCATGGTGAGTTTCGTGCCCTATCTGGGATTCATCATCGGCATCTTGTTGGCCGTGATTGCCTCGCTGATTCAGAACGCCGAGTTATTGCCTTTGCTGGGCGTGGCCCTCGTCTTCGGAGTGGGGCAGTTGCTGGAGTCGACCGTGCTAACCCCCTGGCTGGTGGGCGATCGCATTGGCTTGCATCCGGTTGCGGTTATTTTTGCCGTGCTGGCAGGCGGGCAGTTGTTCGGGTTTGTCGGTGTGCTGCTGGCGTTGCCGGTAGCCGCGGCGATGGCCGTGTTCGTCCGCTTCGGCACGCGGCTGTGGCTGCGTAGCGCGCTTTATCGCGGCCAGTCATGA
- a CDS encoding DUF2066 domain-containing protein, translating into MRLIYLSVLAAALAFASTVQAASVVVPDLYTASTYTEGRGDSARAAGLRQTFAKVLVKATGSDAVLTAPQTELLLERAPDLVTIYRFDPLPAPQTSEPDAEGSTSQAPPSEVYRFTAEFEPRTVQLLLRDAGLSPWPARRPLTLLWLTLDRGDIISGEQRDEVQAFVDEAERLGLPLVFPSMDLTDQQAIQPADIQGFFPEQILQASRRYDPATVLVGRLERDGSLWTARWAMLERDASAVRWQNSDPALAVLLTQGAQALGSQLLARYGIGTDQAGASQAIELAVSGLRTLSDYGRVLNFLNDLPPVSTVTLRRARADAVVYQLHTTASREQLRQSIALGRVLMPADEPAAENLLGPVAPMAYRLNR; encoded by the coding sequence ATGCGTCTTATCTATCTGTCCGTGCTGGCCGCCGCGCTGGCATTTGCAAGCACCGTTCAGGCGGCTTCGGTTGTCGTACCCGACCTGTACACGGCGTCGACCTACACCGAGGGGCGGGGCGATAGCGCCCGGGCCGCCGGGCTGCGACAAACCTTTGCCAAGGTCTTGGTCAAGGCGACCGGCTCCGACGCGGTGCTAACCGCGCCGCAGACCGAGCTGCTGCTGGAGCGCGCCCCGGACCTGGTGACGATCTACCGGTTCGACCCCTTGCCGGCCCCCCAGACGAGCGAGCCGGACGCAGAGGGTTCAACGTCGCAGGCGCCGCCCAGCGAGGTGTACCGATTCACCGCGGAGTTCGAGCCACGGACGGTGCAGTTGTTGTTGCGCGATGCGGGGCTGTCTCCCTGGCCGGCGCGCCGACCGCTCACTCTCCTGTGGCTGACATTGGATCGCGGGGACATCATCAGCGGCGAGCAGCGCGATGAAGTGCAGGCCTTTGTGGACGAGGCAGAGCGCCTGGGGCTGCCGCTCGTGTTTCCGAGCATGGATTTGACCGACCAGCAGGCCATTCAACCGGCAGACATCCAGGGGTTCTTCCCGGAGCAGATTCTGCAGGCCTCGCGTCGATACGATCCGGCCACGGTGCTCGTCGGACGGCTGGAGCGCGACGGCAGCCTGTGGACCGCACGCTGGGCCATGTTGGAGCGCGATGCCAGCGCGGTGCGTTGGCAGAACAGCGACCCGGCGCTGGCCGTGCTGTTGACGCAGGGCGCGCAGGCGCTGGGCAGCCAGTTGCTGGCACGGTACGGGATCGGCACCGATCAGGCGGGGGCAAGCCAGGCGATTGAACTGGCGGTGTCGGGGCTGCGCACCCTGAGCGACTATGGTCGGGTGCTGAATTTCCTCAATGACCTGCCGCCGGTCAGCACCGTGACCTTGCGCCGCGCGCGGGCAGATGCAGTGGTCTACCAGTTGCATACCACCGCCAGTCGCGAGCAGCTGCGTCAGTCGATTGCACTCGGCCGCGTGCTAATGCCTGCAGATGAACCGGCTGCGGAGAATCTGCTGGGACCCGTGGCGCCCATGGCGTACCGACTGAACCGATGA
- the purM gene encoding phosphoribosylformylglycinamidine cyclo-ligase, giving the protein MAGLTYRDAGVDIDAGNALVDAIKPAVAATQRPGVLGGLGGFGALFELPVDRYRQPVLVSGTDGVGTKLRLAIELGDVSGVGIDLVAMCVNDILVGGAEPLFFLDYYATGKLDTEQAATVIRGIAKGCEQAGCALVGGETAEMPGMYAAGDFDLAGFCVGVVERDAILDGSQVRPGDRIIGLASSGVHSNGFSLVRKLIEVSAVDLSAPLPGDDRSLGERLLAPTQIYVRCVHDMLKRAQIHGMAHITGGGLLENIPRSLPKGCQARIDTSRWPQTPLFQWLQQAGDIADEEMLRTFNCGIGMALIVPADAETTVLAVAQEQAIEAWTIGEITAGERQVLITG; this is encoded by the coding sequence ATGGCAGGACTGACTTATCGCGACGCCGGTGTCGATATCGATGCGGGCAACGCGCTGGTGGATGCAATCAAGCCGGCGGTTGCCGCCACCCAGCGACCCGGCGTGCTCGGCGGGCTGGGCGGATTTGGCGCCTTGTTCGAACTGCCCGTCGACCGCTACCGGCAGCCCGTGCTGGTGTCGGGCACCGATGGTGTCGGCACCAAGCTACGCCTGGCCATCGAGTTGGGCGATGTCTCGGGTGTGGGCATCGATCTGGTCGCCATGTGTGTGAACGACATTCTTGTCGGCGGGGCCGAACCGCTGTTTTTCCTCGACTACTACGCCACCGGCAAGCTGGATACGGAACAGGCCGCCACGGTCATTCGCGGCATCGCAAAAGGCTGCGAACAGGCCGGCTGTGCGCTGGTGGGTGGTGAAACGGCGGAAATGCCCGGCATGTACGCCGCAGGCGACTTTGATCTGGCCGGGTTTTGCGTCGGCGTGGTCGAGCGCGACGCGATTCTCGACGGCAGCCAGGTCCGCCCAGGCGACAGGATCATCGGCCTGGCCTCATCCGGTGTGCACTCGAACGGGTTCTCGCTGGTCCGCAAACTGATCGAAGTCAGTGCGGTGGACCTATCCGCGCCGCTACCGGGTGACGACCGCAGCCTGGGCGAGCGACTGCTGGCCCCGACCCAGATCTATGTCCGCTGCGTGCACGACATGCTCAAGCGGGCGCAGATTCACGGCATGGCGCATATCACCGGCGGTGGCCTGCTCGAGAACATCCCCCGCTCGCTGCCGAAAGGGTGTCAGGCCCGCATCGACACCAGCCGCTGGCCTCAAACGCCGCTGTTTCAGTGGCTGCAGCAAGCCGGCGACATTGCCGACGAAGAGATGCTGCGCACGTTCAACTGCGGGATTGGCATGGCGCTCATCGTGCCGGCGGACGCCGAAACCACCGTTCTGGCCGTGGCTCAGGAACAGGCCATCGAGGCCTGGACCATTGGCGAGATCACCGCAGGCGAACGCCAGGTGCTGATCACAGGATGA
- the purN gene encoding phosphoribosylglycinamide formyltransferase — translation MTGPNPARLVVLISGTGRNLQALIDAQALGQLGAEIVHVVSNRPGVQGLDRAAAAGIATTVVDHKHFASRDDFDAALAEVIEASRPDIVVLAGFMRILTPAFIRRFEGRLLNIHPSLLPKYRGLHTHRRALEAGDPWHGASIHFVTEELDGGPVVLQGRINVGSTDTPETLARRVMEEIELNIYPLAVRWMADRRLQWRDGQAWMDGDPLDQPLSWPQDA, via the coding sequence ATGACGGGACCCAATCCGGCACGACTGGTCGTATTGATCTCGGGCACCGGACGTAATCTGCAGGCACTCATCGACGCCCAGGCGCTGGGTCAGCTCGGGGCCGAAATCGTCCATGTCGTCTCCAACCGACCGGGCGTCCAGGGTCTGGATCGTGCAGCGGCCGCTGGCATTGCAACCACGGTGGTCGATCACAAGCACTTTGCCTCCCGGGATGACTTTGACGCCGCGTTGGCCGAAGTCATCGAGGCCAGTCGGCCCGATATCGTGGTCCTCGCCGGCTTCATGCGCATTCTGACGCCCGCCTTCATTCGTCGATTCGAGGGACGCCTGCTGAATATCCATCCCTCACTGCTGCCGAAGTATCGCGGCCTGCACACCCACCGCAGGGCGCTGGAAGCGGGCGACCCGTGGCATGGCGCCAGTATCCATTTCGTCACCGAGGAACTGGACGGCGGCCCGGTGGTCCTACAGGGCCGGATCAACGTCGGCTCAACCGACACGCCCGAGACCCTGGCTCGCCGTGTCATGGAAGAGATCGAACTGAACATCTACCCCTTGGCGGTACGCTGGATGGCCGATCGGCGCCTACAGTGGCGCGACGGCCAGGCCTGGATGGATGGGGATCCGCTCGACCAGCCGCTAAGCTGGCCACAAGACGCATGA
- a CDS encoding DUF3108 domain-containing protein, with protein sequence MIRGLFIAAALVATPLNAQEPQPAPQEAVTLSPFAPWQAAYSLTRGPLTLGYAEFELAPAAEAGCHVYRYDAKPVGLARLFIGQLHEISEFCVRDGQIRTQRFEFRRDDEPEDSFVLHFDWESLTVRGPGDKQRQIPEDAMDRLAIQLAVRDMLVSHPDALPTEPRNFTMIEDDRIKTYTLQVKGRESVDTPAGTLDAIRVERVKDANKTTIFWVAPELGYIPVRVEQRKNDSEVLSIALRTRPAPSPTGGTPRPD encoded by the coding sequence ATGATTCGAGGATTGTTCATCGCTGCGGCCTTGGTGGCCACGCCACTGAATGCTCAGGAGCCCCAGCCAGCCCCGCAAGAAGCCGTGACATTGTCGCCCTTCGCGCCCTGGCAAGCGGCCTACAGCCTGACGCGGGGCCCGTTAACGCTGGGCTATGCCGAGTTCGAGCTGGCGCCTGCCGCCGAGGCGGGTTGCCACGTCTACCGGTACGACGCCAAGCCGGTGGGACTGGCGCGACTCTTCATCGGCCAGTTGCACGAAATCAGCGAATTCTGTGTTCGCGACGGCCAGATCCGCACCCAGCGCTTCGAGTTTCGACGCGATGATGAGCCGGAGGACAGTTTTGTCCTGCATTTCGACTGGGAGTCGCTCACCGTGCGCGGCCCCGGCGACAAGCAGCGACAAATCCCTGAAGACGCGATGGACCGCCTGGCGATCCAGCTGGCCGTGCGCGACATGCTGGTCAGTCATCCGGATGCCCTGCCCACGGAACCGCGCAATTTCACGATGATCGAGGACGACCGCATCAAGACCTACACCCTGCAGGTCAAAGGCCGGGAGTCCGTCGACACCCCAGCCGGGACACTCGACGCGATCCGTGTCGAGCGGGTGAAGGATGCCAACAAGACCACGATCTTCTGGGTGGCGCCGGAACTGGGTTACATCCCCGTCCGCGTTGAACAGCGAAAGAATGATTCGGAGGTCTTGTCCATCGCGCTGCGTACGCGACCCGCGCCTAGCCCGACAGGGGGAACACCCCGGCCGGACTGA